From one Brachypodium distachyon strain Bd21 chromosome 4, Brachypodium_distachyon_v3.0, whole genome shotgun sequence genomic stretch:
- the LOC104584888 gene encoding uncharacterized protein K02A2.6-like yields MVGTLRKSKEGGHTLLLVAIDKFYKWIEAMPVTNQAGTTAVTFFCSIVFRFGVPHSIITDNGSNFISNEFKDFCEKMGIHLNYASVAHPKTNGQVEKANGLLTVGIKKRLMTPLHRAAGA; encoded by the coding sequence ATGGTGGGTACACTGCGTAAATCCAAGGAGGGTGGCCACACCCTACTCCTGGttgccatcgacaagttctacAAATGGATCGAGGCCATGCCGGTTACCAACCAGGCAGGCACGACTGCCGTCACTTTCTTCTGCTCGATCGTCTTCCGCTTCGGAGTTCCgcacagcatcatcaccgacaatggctcCAACTTCATCTCCAACGAGTTTAAAGACTTCTGCGAGAAAATGGGGATACACCTCAACTATGCCTCCGTGGCACACCCCAAAACCAACGGTCAAGTCGAAAAGGCCAATGGCCTCCTTACCGTCGGAATCAAGAAACGACTCATGACTCCCCTGCACCGAGCAGCTGGGGCCTAG
- the LOC112268712 gene encoding uncharacterized protein LOC112268712, with translation MAPKRKSPAAAAAAAMSPRKTRSMAALKRGEVVPAKEEEAEPVPAGKKGRKKGKKEEAAAVVEKEDADAAKQEGRKRAKKEVAAAATAEEDDDGAAVEDGKRVVVEA, from the exons ATGGCTCCCAAGCGCAagtctccggcggcggcggcggcggcggcgatgtcgccgaggaagacgcggAGCATGGCCGCCCTGAAGCGGGGCGAGGTGGTGccggccaaggaggaggaagctgagCCGGTGCCGGccgggaagaaggggaggaagaagggcaagaaggaggaggcggcggcggtggtggagaAGGAGGATGCGGATGCGGCGAAGCAGGAGGGGAGGAAAAGGGCCAAGAAGGAGGTCGCggctgcggcgacggcggaggaggacgatgacGGTGCGGCCGTGGAAGACGGGAagcgcgtcgtcgtcgaggctTG A